A genomic stretch from Cyprinus carpio isolate SPL01 chromosome A12, ASM1834038v1, whole genome shotgun sequence includes:
- the LOC109084708 gene encoding casein kinase I produces MELRVGNRYRLGRKIGSGSFGDIYLGTDISVGEEVAIKLECVKTKHPQLHIESKIYKMMQGGVGIPTIKWCGAEGDYNVMVMELLGPSLEDLFNFCSRKFSLKTVLLLADQMISRIEYIHSKNFIHRDVKPDNFLMGLGKKGNLVYIIDFGLAKKYRDARTHQHIPYRENKNLTGTYTARYASINTHLGIEQSRRDDLESLGYVLMYFNLGSLPWQGLKAATKRQKYERISEKKMSTPIEVLCKGYPSEFATYLNFCRSLRFDDKPDYSYLRQLFRNLFHRQASYDYVFDWNMLKFGANRTAEEAERERRERDERMRHSRNPAARGIPAASGRPRPTQDGAPPTPLTPTSHTANTSSPRPVTGMERERKVSMRLHRGAPVNVSSSDLTGRQDTSRMSTSQNSIPFEHHGK; encoded by the exons GCACAGACATTTCAGTTGGAGAGGAAGTGGCCATCAAACTTGAATGTGTGAAGACGAAGCACCCACAACTCCACATCGAGAGCAAGATTTACAAGATGATGCAGGGTGGAG TTGGTATTCCTACTATAAAGTGGTGTGGTGCAGAAGGAGATTATAACGTGATGGTGATGGAGTTGCTCGGCCCCAGTCTGGAGGATCTCTTCAACTTCTGCTCCAGGAAGTTCAGCCTGAAGACTGTCCTGCTGTTGGCTGATCAGATG ATTAGCCGCATCGAGTACATCCACTCCAAGAACTTCATTCACAGAGACGTGAAGCCTGATAACTTTCTGATGGGCTTGGGAAAGAAAGGCAACCTGGTCTACATCATTGACTTTGGCCTGGCCAAGAAATACCGTGATGCACGAACACACCAGCACATACCCTATCGCGAGAACAAGAACCTGACGGGCACTTACACTGCACGTTACGCATCCATCAACACACATCTTGGCATTG AGCAGTCTCGGCGGGATGACCTGGAGTCTCTCGGTTATGTACTGATGTACTTCAACTTGGGCTCACTCCCTTGGCAGGGACTGAAAGCCGCCACCAAAAGACAGAAGTATGAGCGTATCAGTGAAAAGAAGATGTCCACCCCCATTGAAGTTCTCTGCAAGGGCTACCCAT CTGAATTTGCTACGTACCTCAACTTTTGCCGATCACTGCGATTTGATGACAAGCCAGACTACTCGTACTTGAGGCAACTCTTCAGGAATCTGTTCCACAGACAAGCTTCCTATGACTACGTGTTTGATTGGAACATGCTCAAATTT GGTGCCAACCGTACAGCAGAAGAGGCAGAACGTGAGAGGAGAGAGCGAGATGAGCGGATGAGGCACAGCAGGAATCCTGCAGCTCGAGGGATCCCAGCAGCCTCAGGCAGACCCCGCCCCACACAGGACGGAGCTCCTCCCACCCCCCTCACACCCACCTCTCACACAG CGAACACATCCTCACCGAGACCGGTCACTGGCATGGAGCGCGAACGTAAGGTCAGCATGCGGCTTCATCGTGGCGCCCCAGTGAACGTGTCGTCCTCAGACCTGACGGGGCGACAAGACACTTCCCGCATGTCCACATCACAG AATAGCATTCCCTTCGAACACCACGGCAAGTAG